One Cryptomeria japonica chromosome 9, Sugi_1.0, whole genome shotgun sequence genomic window carries:
- the LOC131043919 gene encoding LOB domain-containing protein 24-like, translating to MAPSACAACRFQRRKCSAQCLLAPHFPPDDLQRAMIVNQVYGISRVLKFLKDIKPEQRADAVNSLVYEATARVEDPVYGCTRTTHKLQKWIADLESQLAATQAELLNMRFTGEKLLSPLSIGSHDAGHISGSTSQQSEYSIREEVDPMLLWEPLRQV from the exons ATGGCTCCTTCGGCCTGCGCAGCTTGTCGATTTCAACGCAGGAAATGCTCAGCTCAATGTCTGCTCGCTCCTCATTTTCCTCCAGACGACCTTCAAAGGGCTATGATCGTGAATCAGGTCTATGGAATTAGCCGTGTTCTGAAATTCCTTAAA GATATTAAACCTGAACAAAGAGCAGATGCAGTAAATAGTTTGGTGTATGAAGCAACTGCCAGGGTGGAGGACCCTGTTTATGGGTGTACAAGAACTACCCACAAACTGCAAAAATGGATTGCAGATTTGGAGTCCCAGTTGGCAGCCACGCAAGCAGAGCTCCTGAATATGCGTTTTACAGGTGAAAAGCTTTTATCCCCTCTCAGTATTGGATCCCACGATGCTGGACATATTTCAGGTTCCACGTCACAACAAAGTGAATATAGCATCCGTGAGGAGGTCGATCCAATGCTGCTGTGGGAACCGCTAAGGCAAGTTTAA